One Misgurnus anguillicaudatus chromosome 20, ASM2758022v2, whole genome shotgun sequence DNA segment encodes these proteins:
- the ldlrap1a gene encoding low density lipoprotein receptor adapter protein 1a isoform X1 yields the protein MDVLKSARRALIRTPGLSKHPWSSGKHQKLSENWTDTRETLLEGMTFNLRYLGMTLVDQPKGEELSAAAVKRVVATAKASGKKLPKVVLKVSPQGIVLCDRVSNQLIENISIYRISYCTADKMHDKVFAFIAQNQQNETLECHALLCAKRKVAQAVTLTVAQAFRVAFEFWEVAKEEREHRVKWDSAGEMSNSSHLEISAGLTSTKGAAVATGNLLDVDDYTSVVVENMDNHIESNNNNHNTLWDMDDGLEEAFSRLAESRTNPQVLDIGLTPQDWNSNSDWDKTNESAPNADELFGI from the exons AACTTTCTGAGAACTGGACCGACACCAGGGAGACTCTTCTGGAAGGAATGACATTTAACCTCCGTTACCTGGGAATGACGCTAGTGGACCAGCCCAAAGGCGAGGAGCTCTCAGCAGCTGCTGTTAAAAGGGTTGTTGCCACG GCTAAAGCCAGTGGGAAGAAACTGCCTAAAGTGGTTCTGAAAGTATCTCCTCAGGGTATCGTCTTGTGTGACCGTGTGTCTAATCAACTCATCGAGAACATTTCCATATACAG GATATCATACTGCACAGCTGATAAGATGCACGACAAAGTATTTGCTTTCATCGCACAGAACCAACAAAATGAGACGCTGGAGTGCCACGCGCTCCTCTGTGCCAAGCGGAAAGTT GCTCAGGCTGTAACCCTCACAGTGGCACAGGCCTTCAGAGTGGCCTTTGAGTTCTGGGAAGTTGCAAAAGAAG AGAGGGAACACCGTGTAAAGTGGGATTCAGCTGGGGAGATGTCCAATAGCTCTCATTTGGAGATATCAGCCGGTCTGACCAGCACGAAAGGAGCAG ctGTAGCTACAGGGAACCTGTTGGACGTTGATGATTACACAAGTGTTGTGGTGGAAAACATGGACAACCACATCGAAAGCAACAATAACAACCACAACACCCTATGG GATATGGATGATGGTCTGGAAGAGGCTTTTTCAAG ACTCGCTGAGTCTCGTACTAACCCCCAGGTTCTGGACATTGGGTTGACGCCTCAAGATTGGAATTCTAATTCTGATTGGGACAAGACCAATGAAAGCGCACCCAATGCTGATGAGCTCTTCGGCATTTAA
- the ldlrap1a gene encoding low density lipoprotein receptor adapter protein 1a isoform X2, with product MDVLKSARRALIRTPGLSKHPWSSGKHQKLSENWTDTRETLLEGMTFNLRYLGMTLVDQPKGEELSAAAVKRVVATAKASGKKLPKVVLKVSPQGIVLCDRVSNQLIENISIYRISYCTADKMHDKVFAFIAQNQQNETLECHALLCAKRKVAQAVTLTVAQAFRVAFEFWEVAKEEREHRVKWDSAGEMSNSSHLEISAGLTSTKGAAVATGNLLDVDDYTSVVVENMDNHIESNNNNHNTLWDMDDGLEEAFSSCSLDSYEYSPDSLSLVLTPRFWTLG from the exons AACTTTCTGAGAACTGGACCGACACCAGGGAGACTCTTCTGGAAGGAATGACATTTAACCTCCGTTACCTGGGAATGACGCTAGTGGACCAGCCCAAAGGCGAGGAGCTCTCAGCAGCTGCTGTTAAAAGGGTTGTTGCCACG GCTAAAGCCAGTGGGAAGAAACTGCCTAAAGTGGTTCTGAAAGTATCTCCTCAGGGTATCGTCTTGTGTGACCGTGTGTCTAATCAACTCATCGAGAACATTTCCATATACAG GATATCATACTGCACAGCTGATAAGATGCACGACAAAGTATTTGCTTTCATCGCACAGAACCAACAAAATGAGACGCTGGAGTGCCACGCGCTCCTCTGTGCCAAGCGGAAAGTT GCTCAGGCTGTAACCCTCACAGTGGCACAGGCCTTCAGAGTGGCCTTTGAGTTCTGGGAAGTTGCAAAAGAAG AGAGGGAACACCGTGTAAAGTGGGATTCAGCTGGGGAGATGTCCAATAGCTCTCATTTGGAGATATCAGCCGGTCTGACCAGCACGAAAGGAGCAG ctGTAGCTACAGGGAACCTGTTGGACGTTGATGATTACACAAGTGTTGTGGTGGAAAACATGGACAACCACATCGAAAGCAACAATAACAACCACAACACCCTATGG GATATGGATGATGGTCTGGAAGAGGCTTTTTCAAG CTGCAGTTTGGATAGTTATGAATACTCTCCAG ACTCGCTGAGTCTCGTACTAACCCCCAGGTTCTGGACATTGGGTTGA